The following coding sequences lie in one Musa acuminata AAA Group cultivar baxijiao chromosome BXJ3-1, Cavendish_Baxijiao_AAA, whole genome shotgun sequence genomic window:
- the LOC135628439 gene encoding peroxisomal membrane protein PMP22-like: MSEIVTVAWQRYLQLLQAHPLRTKAITSGVLAGCSDAIAQYISGIRKLQLRRLLLIALYGFLHSGPFGHFFHKLMEKIFEGKKGKETVAKKVLLEQLTASPWNNILFMAYYGLVVEGRSFSLVRRKIRNDYPSVQLTAWKFWPVVGWINYQYMPLQLRVLFQSFVASCWAVFLNLKAAAKRE; the protein is encoded by the exons ATGTCGGAGATCGTGACCGTCGCATGGCAGCGCTACCTTCAGCTACTCCAAGCCCATCCCCTGAGAACTAAG GCCATCACTTCAGGGGTGTTGGCTGGGTGCAGTGATGCGATTGCCCAGTATATCTCTGGGATCCGGAAGCTCCAGTTGAGAAGGTTGCTTCTCATCGCG CTTTATGGTTTTCTCCATTCTGGACCATTTGGTCACTTCTTTCACAAGCTCATGGAAAAAATTTTtgagggaaagaaaggaaaggaaactgTTGCAAAAAAG GTACTGTTGGAACAGCTTACTGCCTCACCTTGGAACAATATTCTCTTTATGGCTTACTATGGATTGGTTGTTGAAG GCAGATCATTTAGTTTAGTGAGGAGGAAAATAAGGAATGATTACCCATCTGTCCAGTTGACTGCATGGAAG TTCTGGCCTGTAGTTGGTTGGATAAACTATCAGTATATGCCTCTGCAGCTGCGTGTTCTGTTCCAGAGTTTTGTTGCTTCATGCTG